Sequence from the bacterium genome:
AACATTAGAATCCCACGAAATAGAGGAAATACTTAAAGAGCCTCACGAAATTAAAAATAAGGTAACACTTTAGCCATCTGAAATTTGTGTAAGTAAGGAGAAAGGGAGAAAAAGGAAAATTGGAGAAATATTCTTATTCATCTTTTTCTAATTCTATCCTCCTTACATCAATCTTAGAATGTGCAAAGTTCACTAAGTGAACATTGATACGAGCACCAATGATTTTATCAGTTAATTCATCTTCTCTCCATTTCTCCATATTCCCCTTTTCTCCTTTGTTACACTTCACTTTGGTAAATAGTTACCAAAAACTGAATGCTGAACGCTTACAAACAGGATATATAAAATGCAAATTGGAGTTATAGGTGAAAGTTATCCTTCTGATGAGGGTAAAAAATTAGCATTTGAAGTAGGGGAAGAAATTGCGAAGGCAGGGGCGATATTAATTTGTGGTGGATTAGGTGGAATAATGGAATCTGCCTGTTGTGGAGCAAAAAGTCAGGGCGGATTAACTATTGGGATACTACCAGGCACCGCAAAAACCTCTGCCAATCCTTACATTGATATTCCTATTGTTACGGGGTTAGACCAGGCAAGAAATATTATCATTGTCCGGTCTTGTGAAGCAATTATTGCCATTGAGGGAAGCTATGGAACATTATCTGAGATGGCATTTTGTTTAAAATTAAATGTGCCCCTTATTGGACTACGAACCTGGCATTTAGAACGCCGAAATCACGAGAAACCACCTATCATTTACGCCCAAACGGCTAAAGAAGCCGTAGGATTAGGAATTAAATTTGCTCAATCTAACTATCTCCAGTGAGCAGTTCTCCCCGGGAACAGCATCTCCAAAATATTACCCCCTCTAAATTCTAACCATACAGGTGGAAAAAATCTCAATCTGCCACTTGACAAAATCATCTAAATTTATTACAATAAATAATGAAATGGAGTTTGTGCTTTTTCTTGGAACGATTATTTCTTTTATCCTCGCCGGATATATTATCTGGATACATGGGATTAAACCCAGAATAACAAATGTTGAATTCAAAGATATTGATAAGTTTAGAAATGAAGTAGGTAAATTAATCACTGAGTTTAATCGAGTTTCTAACACGAATATAAATATCCTTGAAGATAAAATAGAAGATTTAAAGAATATTATCAAATTAGCCGATAATAAAATTGTAAAATTAAATTCGATGACGGTTGATTTAGATATACTCGCTAATCGTGGTAGAAAAAACAAAGAAGTAGAAGAAATAAAGGAAAAACCTGTTGAAAGACCAAAGATAAAACCTCTTTCTAAAAAGGCAACTGTTGATGAGAAGAAGGAAAAGATAA
This genomic interval carries:
- a CDS encoding TIGR00725 family protein, with protein sequence MQIGVIGESYPSDEGKKLAFEVGEEIAKAGAILICGGLGGIMESACCGAKSQGGLTIGILPGTAKTSANPYIDIPIVTGLDQARNIIIVRSCEAIIAIEGSYGTLSEMAFCLKLNVPLIGLRTWHLERRNHEKPPIIYAQTAKEAVGLGIKFAQSNYLQ